A genomic stretch from Ictalurus punctatus breed USDA103 chromosome 2, Coco_2.0, whole genome shotgun sequence includes:
- the rps11 gene encoding 40S ribosomal protein S11: MADTQNERSYQKQPTIFQNKKRVLVGEVGAKEKLPRYHRNVGLGFKTPREAIEGTYIDKKCPFTGNVSIRGRILSGVVTKMKMQRTIVIRRDYLHYIRKYNRFEKRHKNMSVHLSPCFRDVTVGDIVTVGECRPLSKTVRFNVLKVTKAAGAKKQFQKF; this comes from the exons ATGGCGGACACTCAG AATGAGAGGTCTTATCAGAAGCAGCCCACCATCTTCCAGAACAAAAAGCGAGTGTTGGTCGGTGAAGTGGGTGCGAAAGAGAAGCTCCCACGTTACCACCGAAATGTTGGCTTAGGCTTCAAAACCCCCAGAGAG GCTATTGAAGGCACTTACATTGATAAGAAATGCCCCTTTACTGGCAATGTGTCCATCAGAGGTCGTATTCTGTCTG GTGTGGTGACCAAGATGAAGATGCAGAGGACCATCGTGATCAGACGCGATTACCTGCACTACATCCGCAAGTACAACCGTTTTGAGAAGAGGCACAAGAACATGTCTGTCCACCTCTCTCCCTGTTTCAG GGATGTGACTGTGGGTGACATTGTCACTGTCGGAGAGTGCAGACCCCTCAGCAAGACTGTGAGGTTCAACGTGCTGAAGGTTACCAAAGCAGCAGGAGCCAAGAAACAATTCCAGAAGTTTTAA